A single window of Salvia splendens isolate huo1 chromosome 8, SspV2, whole genome shotgun sequence DNA harbors:
- the LOC121744643 gene encoding uncharacterized protein LOC121744643: MKGKGPNRESSSSKLDSQEPRMDIKSILKDIEFLGSSHMTWKQKKNLEIKKVVSLGGKPPKKQRLPLSVARVSMKNQKDREEKLLQERAILGRFGAYSSSSSKKVPERKLAEDRILKSMQGDFRKGVLNVGHLLKPSAPEASNDKGRHPTGKGKKKKDGKKSHGKRKGGGGGGGGKRRH; encoded by the exons ATGAAGGGGAAAGGACCGAATAGGGAATCTTCATCCTCTAAATTGGATTCCCAGGAACCCAGAATGGACATCAAGTCCATCCTCAAAGATATTGAATTTTTGG GTTCCTCACACATGACATGGAAACAGAAAAAGAACTTGGAGATTAAGAAGGTTGTGTCACTCGGCGGAAAG CCTCCAAAGAAACAGAGGTTACCTCTTAGTGTTGCTAGAGTTTCAATGAAGAATCAAAAGGATAGAGAAGAGAAACTGCTTCAAGAG AGAGCTATTCTAGGAAGGTTTGGAGCCTACAGTAGCAGTAGTTCCAAGAAGGTGCCAGAGAGGAAACTAGCAGAGGACAGGATTCTGAAGTCTATGCAAGGCGATTTCAGAAAGGGGGTTCTCAACGTCGGGCATCTGTTGAAGCCCTCGGCCCCTGAAGCCTCTAACGACAAGGGCAGGCACCCTACGGgtaaagggaagaagaagaaagatggcaaGAAAAGTCACGGCAAGAGaaagggtggtgg